In the genome of bacterium, one region contains:
- a CDS encoding HDOD domain-containing protein — MNEPVSRRRRLGRALRARLCSRRLPPALAITAVVLTLPALGIGWQMDDHFQRLVMLERGAGDLSPMAAFSVLDGDTELNRHYRDLGYLPWWTPDDFRLAFLRPLAIATLWLDYQLWPDSSTLMHGQSLLWFAALVAATALLYRRIIEPAWVGGLAALLFTLDDAHASPAAWLANRNALLATLFGVLCLVAHDRWRRDNWRPGAWIAPVLLALGLLSGEIALATTGYLFAHALFLEPGGPRRRGLRSLWPCAVVVAGWAALYVAGGYGAFGSGLYLDPLRSPVAYLQAVFERAPLSLMGQWTPLPAEIGALLPPDASHVWWLVAVVLAVIVLAALVPELRGDHTARFWGLGMALSLLPISATFPSNRLLLFVGLGAMGLLARFLETTLARGSSTGGWGRRFRLALAWAFVVSHLGLAPLLLLAGPAGIQALGDPIRLAAASLGTDRRIAEQDLIVTNAPDYLLFVTNLPTLQALEGRPIPRRILALSTGPTPIKLSRSGELTLRVELERGLFAGPPGRLLRDPESSSTEIAARLEMDPGMHVKVLKTVNSASYGLSTEVNSLLQATNLLGRARLESIVVAIAVKAVMPKLETSEFDLAGFWRSAA; from the coding sequence ATGAACGAACCCGTAAGCCGTCGCCGCCGACTGGGTCGGGCCCTACGGGCCCGGCTGTGCTCCCGGCGTCTCCCACCCGCTCTCGCGATCACCGCCGTCGTCTTGACGCTTCCCGCCCTCGGTATCGGCTGGCAGATGGACGACCATTTCCAACGGCTGGTCATGTTGGAGAGGGGCGCGGGAGATCTGTCTCCGATGGCGGCGTTCTCGGTCCTCGACGGCGACACCGAGCTCAACCGACACTATCGAGACCTGGGGTACCTCCCGTGGTGGACGCCCGACGACTTCCGCCTCGCTTTCTTGCGGCCTCTGGCGATCGCGACCCTGTGGCTCGACTACCAACTCTGGCCGGATTCCTCGACGCTGATGCATGGGCAGAGCCTGTTGTGGTTCGCCGCCCTGGTCGCGGCCACGGCGCTCCTCTATCGACGCATCATCGAACCGGCGTGGGTCGGCGGTCTGGCCGCGCTGCTGTTTACCCTGGACGACGCCCACGCGTCACCCGCTGCCTGGCTGGCCAACCGCAATGCGCTTCTGGCCACGCTATTCGGCGTGCTGTGCCTGGTGGCCCACGATCGCTGGCGTCGCGACAACTGGAGGCCCGGCGCCTGGATCGCTCCCGTTCTTCTGGCCCTCGGTCTGCTCTCCGGCGAGATCGCACTCGCAACGACTGGATACCTCTTCGCCCATGCCCTCTTCCTGGAGCCGGGAGGACCCCGTCGGCGCGGTCTCCGCTCACTCTGGCCCTGCGCGGTCGTGGTCGCCGGCTGGGCCGCTCTCTACGTCGCCGGCGGTTATGGCGCCTTCGGTTCGGGGCTCTATCTCGACCCGCTTCGGAGTCCGGTGGCCTACCTCCAGGCCGTGTTCGAGCGGGCGCCGCTTTCACTCATGGGTCAGTGGACGCCGTTGCCGGCCGAGATCGGCGCCCTCCTGCCGCCGGACGCGAGCCACGTCTGGTGGCTCGTGGCCGTCGTATTGGCCGTCATCGTCCTCGCGGCCCTGGTGCCCGAGCTGCGCGGTGACCACACGGCCCGCTTCTGGGGCCTCGGCATGGCGCTGTCTCTCTTGCCTATTTCCGCGACCTTCCCGTCCAACCGTCTGCTTCTGTTCGTTGGGCTGGGTGCTATGGGACTGCTGGCCCGTTTTCTCGAAACGACGCTGGCTCGGGGTTCGAGCACCGGCGGTTGGGGCCGTCGCTTTCGGCTGGCTCTCGCCTGGGCATTCGTCGTCTCCCATCTCGGACTGGCACCCCTTCTCCTGCTCGCGGGGCCGGCAGGCATCCAGGCGTTGGGTGACCCGATACGCCTTGCCGCCGCGAGCCTCGGCACCGACCGTCGAATCGCGGAGCAAGACCTGATCGTGACCAACGCCCCCGACTACTTGTTGTTCGTGACCAACCTCCCGACCCTGCAGGCCCTGGAAGGCCGCCCGATCCCGCGGCGAATCCTGGCACTATCGACAGGACCGACGCCTATCAAGCTGTCGCGATCGGGCGAGCTGACTCTGCGGGTAGAGCTTGAACGGGGCCTGTTCGCCGGCCCGCCGGGCCGCCTGCTTCGCGACCCGGAGTCTTCGTCCACGGAGATCGCCGCACGACTGGAGATGGATCCGGGGATGCACGTAAAGGTCCTGAAGACGGTGAACTCCGCGTCTTACGGGCTGTCGACCGAGGTGAACAGTCTACTGCAAGCGACCAACTTGCTGGGGCGCGCGCGGTTGGAATCCATCGTGGTGGCCATCGCCGTCAAAGCCGTCATGCCGAAGCTGGAAACCAGCGAGTTCGACCTGGCCGGGTTTTGGCGTTCGGCGGC
- a CDS encoding TonB-dependent receptor, whose product MRTSQLLSMICILTVVMAGPVAAQELAEEETPEETAVPVALDEIVVTARYSLLRDEPVTVVDLNREQIMELPHFGDDLFRAVSILPGISSKDFSARFNVRGGPHEELLVRLDGLELFEPFHLEDFEGVFNILDPEVIGAVDLIPGSYPAEYGDRMSGVLDLTTSRPSQLRTNLGVSFSNLWVGGSGSFAEDKGRWLSSARRGYLDLIMNFVGEDQGKSDDDEWKPRYWDLFTKLDYDLNPSHSVSFKLLSADDSLTIDEVDGAEELTLRTAYGNSTLGASHRAILGSKTVVESIVSAARVDRDRSILWSEYAEHFDMLDDRVLDVLDLRQDWSIAASDRHYLKAGLQARSCDADYDYFNEIEDDNFIDDPRFPPPVRTTRYLGVESGEQYSLWIADRTRIGKHLTAEVGGRYDEQTLADDSQASPRLNLVWELAEESVLRAGWGHFYQSQRVHELDVEFGETEFYPVQRAEHLNLGFEKRWFQGYSLRIDAYRREVRDPRPRYETLFNPFEPIAEVAPDLIRIAPDSVLAEGVETYLRSPVRRKLNWWLSYTFSSIEDEVDGRKQLRSNDQPHAFTANANWHVGEKWNLNWVWLFHTGWPATDVSGEWVREPDGSGRLAYTVGPFYAERWPDYHRLDLRASRVTRLRNGRLTFFVDVQNLYDQNNLRGIEIDGWSWVQQPDGGYTPVFNEESWFGIMPSLGLSWER is encoded by the coding sequence ATGAGAACCAGCCAGCTTTTGTCGATGATCTGCATTCTGACGGTGGTGATGGCCGGCCCGGTGGCGGCGCAGGAGCTTGCCGAGGAGGAGACTCCCGAGGAGACCGCCGTTCCGGTAGCCCTCGACGAGATCGTGGTCACGGCCCGATACTCGCTGCTCAGAGACGAGCCCGTCACCGTGGTTGATCTGAACCGTGAGCAGATCATGGAGTTGCCGCACTTCGGCGACGACTTGTTTCGGGCGGTTTCGATTCTCCCGGGGATCTCGAGCAAGGACTTCTCGGCCCGCTTCAACGTCCGTGGCGGCCCCCACGAAGAGCTGCTCGTGCGGCTCGACGGCCTGGAGCTCTTCGAGCCTTTTCATCTCGAAGACTTCGAAGGCGTATTTAATATTCTGGATCCCGAAGTGATCGGCGCCGTCGATCTCATCCCGGGCAGCTACCCGGCCGAGTACGGCGATCGGATGAGCGGTGTTCTGGATCTCACCACCAGCCGGCCGTCACAGCTGCGCACGAATCTCGGGGTGAGCTTCTCCAATCTGTGGGTGGGAGGCTCCGGCAGCTTTGCCGAGGACAAAGGGCGCTGGCTGAGCTCGGCGCGGCGCGGCTACCTCGACTTGATCATGAACTTCGTCGGAGAGGATCAGGGCAAGTCGGACGACGACGAGTGGAAGCCACGCTACTGGGATCTGTTCACCAAGCTCGACTACGACCTCAACCCGAGTCACAGTGTTTCCTTCAAGCTGCTGAGCGCGGACGACAGCCTGACCATCGATGAGGTGGACGGTGCCGAGGAGCTCACGCTTCGGACCGCCTACGGCAATTCGACACTGGGCGCGAGCCATCGCGCCATTCTGGGCTCGAAGACCGTGGTCGAGAGCATCGTCTCGGCGGCCCGCGTAGATCGAGATCGATCGATCTTATGGAGCGAGTACGCGGAGCACTTCGACATGCTCGATGACCGCGTACTGGACGTGCTGGATCTGCGCCAGGATTGGAGCATCGCAGCCTCTGATCGTCATTACTTGAAGGCCGGTCTCCAAGCGCGCTCGTGTGATGCCGACTACGACTACTTCAACGAGATCGAAGACGATAACTTCATCGACGACCCGCGGTTTCCGCCGCCGGTGCGAACCACTCGCTACCTGGGTGTCGAAAGCGGCGAGCAGTACTCGCTCTGGATCGCCGATCGGACTCGGATCGGCAAGCACCTGACGGCGGAGGTTGGAGGGCGCTACGACGAGCAGACTCTCGCCGACGACAGCCAGGCGAGCCCGCGGCTCAATCTGGTGTGGGAGCTGGCTGAAGAGAGCGTGCTGCGCGCCGGCTGGGGGCATTTCTACCAGTCTCAAAGAGTCCACGAGTTGGACGTCGAGTTCGGCGAGACCGAGTTTTATCCGGTCCAGCGTGCCGAGCACTTGAACCTGGGCTTCGAGAAACGATGGTTTCAGGGCTACAGCCTCCGGATCGATGCCTACCGGCGTGAAGTCAGGGATCCTCGGCCGCGCTACGAGACGCTCTTCAACCCATTCGAGCCGATCGCCGAGGTCGCGCCCGACCTCATCCGGATCGCGCCTGACAGCGTGCTGGCAGAGGGCGTCGAGACCTACCTCAGGAGCCCGGTGCGGAGGAAGCTCAACTGGTGGCTGAGCTACACGTTCTCGTCGATCGAGGATGAGGTCGATGGGCGCAAGCAGTTGCGTTCGAACGATCAACCCCACGCCTTCACGGCTAACGCCAACTGGCACGTCGGCGAGAAATGGAATCTCAACTGGGTATGGTTGTTCCACACGGGTTGGCCGGCGACCGACGTCTCGGGCGAGTGGGTGAGGGAGCCCGACGGCTCGGGGCGCCTCGCCTATACAGTCGGCCCGTTCTATGCCGAGCGCTGGCCCGATTACCATCGGCTGGATCTTCGCGCGAGCCGGGTCACTCGGCTCCGAAACGGGCGCCTGACCTTCTTCGTCGACGTTCAGAACCTCTACGACCAGAACAATCTGCGCGGCATCGAGATCGATGGTTGGAGTTGGGTCCAGCAGCCGGACGGAGGCTACACTCCGGTCTTCAACGAAGAGTCCTGGTTCGGGATCATGCCGTCGCTGGGTTTGAGCTGGGAGCGCTAG
- a CDS encoding PLP-dependent transferase, translating into MRESKGGFNTRSVHAGARPDPLHGAVSVPIYQSSTFVFDSVEQGAARFEGTADGYIYTRMGNPTVAALEEAVASLEGGHAGLATSSGMAAIFTVLFTYLEAGAHLVGTDSVYGPSRVVVEKHFRRFGVQSSFVDTSNLDNIVAALRPETRILYIETPENPTIRLSDIRGCAEIARRQDLLLVVDNTFATPVLQRPLELGADVVVHSMTKFLNGHADVVAGMIITSTESQRKEIRGVLNHHGGCIDPHQAWLVHRGLKTLGLRVRQAQLNASAISDVLHAHRAVEWVRYPGAADHPQRELVARQMDGPGAILCFGVRGGLESGRLLMERVKLATLAVSLGGVETLIEHPASMTHASMSREAREAAGITDNLIRLAVGCEDTEDLVEDLEAALDSLVETPVAAGLDSA; encoded by the coding sequence ATGCGAGAGTCAAAAGGCGGTTTCAACACCAGGTCCGTGCACGCGGGCGCTCGACCGGATCCGCTCCACGGCGCGGTCTCCGTGCCGATCTACCAGTCGTCTACCTTTGTTTTCGATTCCGTGGAGCAGGGCGCGGCTCGTTTCGAGGGCACCGCTGACGGCTACATCTACACCCGCATGGGGAATCCGACCGTGGCGGCCCTCGAAGAGGCGGTGGCCTCATTGGAAGGCGGCCATGCCGGGCTGGCGACGAGCTCGGGCATGGCGGCCATCTTCACGGTTCTCTTCACTTATCTCGAGGCCGGAGCTCACCTGGTCGGCACCGACTCGGTTTACGGGCCTTCCCGCGTTGTCGTGGAGAAGCACTTTCGCCGATTCGGGGTCCAGTCGAGTTTTGTAGACACGTCCAATCTGGACAACATAGTGGCCGCACTGCGGCCGGAGACCCGAATCCTCTACATCGAGACGCCCGAGAACCCGACGATAAGGCTCTCCGACATCAGGGGTTGTGCCGAGATCGCGCGTCGGCAAGACCTCCTGCTGGTGGTCGACAACACCTTCGCGACGCCGGTGTTGCAGCGACCTCTGGAGCTCGGGGCGGACGTCGTGGTGCATAGCATGACCAAGTTCCTGAACGGCCACGCCGATGTGGTGGCGGGGATGATCATCACCTCGACCGAGAGTCAACGCAAAGAGATCCGTGGGGTGCTCAACCACCATGGCGGCTGCATCGATCCGCATCAGGCCTGGTTGGTGCATAGGGGGCTCAAGACGCTGGGCCTGCGAGTGAGGCAAGCTCAGCTCAACGCGTCGGCGATCTCCGATGTGCTCCACGCGCATCGGGCGGTCGAATGGGTGAGATACCCGGGAGCGGCCGATCACCCGCAGCGCGAGCTGGTTGCCAGGCAGATGGACGGGCCGGGTGCCATCCTCTGTTTCGGCGTGAGAGGTGGCCTCGAGAGCGGTCGGCTGCTGATGGAGAGGGTCAAGCTCGCGACCCTGGCCGTCTCTCTGGGAGGTGTCGAGACGCTGATCGAGCATCCGGCCTCGATGACCCACGCCAGCATGTCCCGCGAGGCCCGGGAAGCAGCCGGCATCACCGACAACCTGATCCGCCTGGCGGTCGGCTGCGAAGACACCGAGGATCTGGTCGAGGACCTGGAAGCCGCGCTCGATTCCCTGGTGGAAACGCCGGTCGCGGCCGGACTCGACTCCGCCTGA
- a CDS encoding tetratricopeptide repeat protein, whose translation MRGIARVLAILAVGSLAVATLQAQAPGRLSGVVSDETGKPLADVQVTVTDPEVSSFSLSTKTNKKGKYAFLIKDVTRPYLCQFEKEGFQTLELTIKIPFNSNLEKNLTMPSLESLQASAANLPAPTPTESETGSVHVNPAILVFNEGAAAASAGDLETAEQKFDEAITLDPDLPEAHAALSALWLASDRFAEAATAADRALELEPGNIRAMEIRYQAHKALGNEAEAAQALAELQAASPEAAQLDRYNRGVGLFNTGAIEEAKSLFLEVLELDPGHARSHYMLGMCHVNSGDNAKAREHLERFLELAPDDADAASAREMVRYLGGS comes from the coding sequence ATGAGAGGAATAGCAAGAGTTCTTGCCATCTTGGCCGTCGGCTCTCTTGCAGTCGCCACACTCCAGGCGCAAGCACCCGGCAGGCTGTCAGGCGTCGTCTCGGACGAGACCGGAAAGCCGCTTGCCGACGTCCAGGTCACCGTGACCGACCCGGAGGTGTCGTCGTTCAGTCTGTCGACGAAGACCAACAAGAAGGGGAAGTACGCTTTCTTGATCAAGGACGTCACCAGGCCCTACTTGTGCCAGTTCGAGAAGGAAGGCTTCCAGACCTTGGAGCTGACGATCAAGATCCCGTTCAACTCGAATCTCGAGAAGAACCTCACCATGCCCTCGCTCGAGTCTCTGCAGGCCTCCGCCGCGAACTTGCCCGCCCCGACCCCAACCGAGTCCGAAACCGGCTCGGTGCACGTCAATCCGGCAATCCTCGTGTTCAACGAGGGAGCGGCAGCCGCCTCTGCGGGCGATCTCGAGACCGCCGAGCAGAAGTTCGACGAGGCGATTACCCTGGACCCCGATCTTCCCGAAGCGCATGCCGCCCTGTCGGCACTCTGGCTCGCAAGTGACCGGTTCGCCGAGGCGGCCACGGCCGCGGACAGAGCGCTGGAGCTCGAGCCCGGGAACATCCGGGCCATGGAGATCCGCTACCAGGCACACAAAGCCCTGGGCAATGAAGCGGAGGCCGCGCAGGCCCTGGCCGAGCTCCAGGCAGCCAGTCCGGAGGCCGCGCAGCTTGACCGCTACAACCGCGGAGTCGGCCTCTTCAACACCGGCGCGATCGAGGAGGCCAAGTCGCTTTTTCTCGAGGTTCTCGAGCTCGACCCCGGACACGCCCGCAGCCACTACATGCTGGGAATGTGTCACGTCAATTCAGGCGACAACGCCAAGGCCAGGGAGCACCTCGAGCGGTTTCTCGAGCTCGCTCCCGATGACGCCGATGCAGCAAGCGCCCGAGAGATGGTGCGCTATCTGGGGGGAAGCTAA
- a CDS encoding VWA domain-containing protein: MKQLPVSWTVAFILSVSPGLAGQDRPTPADPGETFVETVEVNVVNVEVIVTDKKGTHVGGLTRDDFEIYEDGRQVEVTNFYARETEDQAGPATAAAPPVQPAVPERDKPRPVPRRLEDQRLHLVVFIDNFNVRPLDRNRVLGRVRTFLFENVEEGDQVMLVSYDRFLKVERPFTGDIASIAEALVEMESTSGHLTRADAERRDLLDEIENSDAGDTTQLIHRIRQHAQSVANDLSFTIDALKNFIGPLSGLPGRKAILHVSDGFPMIPAQELFYAVQQRSDDVSVLSEVRAFDASRRIQELAATANANRVTFYAIDASGLRTYGADAIQRKGGGWETIGPDIDALHVANLQSPIRFLADTTGGLAVVNTNDVGPGLRRIAGDFTSYYSLGFRPAHASDGRFHKIEVRVRREDLRVRHREGYRSKSVENHMVDGTTSALLYGVDSNPVRVGVDLGAQRRREDGLYLVTLLVRVPFDEVVLIPQGGEHRARVRVFISAMDEEGGISPVEQAPIPIRIPSEHLEAALEESLVYETQLVMRPGRHKVAIGLRDDLGHTSSFVSRYLVVGEG, from the coding sequence ATGAAGCAACTCCCGGTTTCGTGGACCGTCGCTTTCATCTTGTCGGTGTCGCCCGGCCTTGCCGGACAAGACCGGCCCACGCCCGCAGACCCGGGCGAGACGTTTGTGGAGACGGTCGAGGTCAACGTCGTCAATGTCGAGGTCATCGTGACCGACAAGAAAGGGACACACGTCGGCGGGCTGACGCGCGACGACTTCGAGATCTACGAGGATGGTCGTCAGGTAGAAGTAACCAATTTCTACGCGCGCGAGACCGAAGACCAAGCCGGTCCGGCGACGGCTGCCGCGCCACCAGTACAGCCCGCGGTACCGGAACGCGACAAGCCGCGGCCGGTTCCGCGCCGGCTCGAGGACCAACGTCTTCACCTCGTCGTGTTCATCGATAACTTCAACGTTCGCCCGCTGGACCGCAATCGGGTACTGGGCCGGGTGCGGACGTTTCTCTTCGAGAACGTAGAAGAAGGGGACCAGGTGATGCTGGTCTCCTATGATCGATTCCTCAAGGTGGAACGTCCGTTCACGGGCGATATCGCGTCGATCGCCGAGGCACTTGTCGAGATGGAGTCGACGAGTGGGCATTTGACGAGGGCAGACGCAGAGCGTCGAGATCTGCTGGACGAGATCGAGAACAGCGATGCCGGCGACACTACGCAGCTGATCCATAGGATCCGCCAACACGCGCAGTCGGTCGCCAACGACCTTTCGTTCACGATCGACGCTCTCAAGAACTTCATCGGGCCTCTGTCCGGGTTGCCGGGGCGCAAGGCGATTCTCCATGTCAGCGACGGATTTCCGATGATTCCGGCTCAGGAGCTGTTCTATGCCGTCCAGCAGAGAAGCGACGACGTGTCGGTTCTGAGCGAAGTCCGTGCTTTCGATGCGTCGCGCCGGATTCAGGAGCTGGCCGCCACCGCGAACGCCAACCGGGTCACTTTCTACGCGATCGACGCCAGCGGATTGCGGACGTACGGAGCCGACGCGATCCAGCGCAAGGGCGGCGGCTGGGAGACGATCGGCCCCGACATCGACGCGCTGCATGTTGCGAATCTGCAGAGTCCGATTCGCTTTCTCGCCGATACCACGGGCGGCCTGGCCGTGGTCAATACCAACGACGTCGGGCCGGGCTTGCGACGGATCGCCGGCGATTTCACGTCGTACTACTCGCTCGGCTTCCGGCCGGCCCACGCCAGCGACGGCCGGTTTCACAAGATCGAGGTTCGGGTGCGGCGCGAAGACTTGCGGGTCCGCCATCGCGAGGGTTATCGGTCGAAGAGCGTCGAGAATCACATGGTGGACGGTACGACCTCCGCTTTGCTCTACGGGGTCGACAGCAACCCGGTGCGTGTCGGAGTCGATCTGGGAGCTCAGCGGCGACGAGAGGATGGGCTGTACCTGGTAACCTTGCTTGTCCGCGTGCCGTTCGATGAGGTCGTTCTGATTCCCCAGGGAGGCGAGCACCGAGCCCGAGTGCGAGTCTTCATCTCGGCCATGGACGAGGAGGGGGGGATCTCACCGGTGGAGCAGGCGCCGATTCCGATCCGGATTCCGAGCGAGCATCTCGAAGCGGCGCTCGAGGAGTCGCTGGTCTACGAGACCCAGCTCGTGATGAGACCCGGCCGGCACAAGGTAGCGATCGGGCTGCGCGACGACCTGGGCCACACCAGCTCGTTTGTCAGCCGCTACCTGGTTGTCGGAGAGGGCTAG
- a CDS encoding tetratricopeptide repeat protein — translation MKKYHLPNHPRAALARRALLACLLVIGSLQLGCGAPDESDPSRAVASSIATIARQAKPGNRVIFVGLDGADWSLLDPYMAKGAMPSLERLVDEGQGGVLWSLRPALSPLVWTTIMTGTSPLEHEVLDFARFNPVSGIKEPITADERKVPAIWNMLTYAGKSTTVLGLWATYPAEPIRGLVVSDRLFSFLFHEDEPPSGVAYPPGREAWARAALERAEETVDFDRLSEYLPWLSRAEFEGLRGIDDPYSHPVSALRRILIETELYHALAMDSLGDEQADLTVIYLQGTDSIGHVFAPYAPPRQQEVTAEDYQRYNRVPELYFRYVDRLLGEYRARAEATGSILMLASDHGFKWHEGRPTHLSSFAGATAAKWHLLSGIYLLWGPGVESTQGHGGQGKVAQVCATLMDLLGLPPGRRVTGPSLLENGSDDSEPIDYRSHYRPVEGVAVDAAVAERELDKLRALGYLGTSEAESAELERTDLQPTWTSGAYNNAGLLLRAEGRPEKAQEAFEHALDKDPNQASALWNLSDHLFQDERDVDRSDELLIRALANGLPEGVQYLVGRAIGYQRADQVERSLALLERAVEVRPDESELWLFRGRYRIGAGACRDALTDFQQASRLAPENPAIFASVGVAHLCLEEPASAARAFRQSLSLDPNQPQVQAYLRQLQQ, via the coding sequence GTGAAGAAATACCACCTCCCGAACCACCCGCGAGCTGCACTCGCTCGACGCGCTCTGCTGGCCTGCCTGCTCGTGATCGGCTCGCTTCAACTCGGTTGCGGAGCCCCGGACGAATCCGATCCGTCCCGAGCGGTGGCTTCCTCGATCGCCACGATCGCCCGTCAGGCGAAACCAGGGAACCGGGTCATCTTCGTCGGCCTCGACGGCGCCGACTGGTCGCTGCTCGATCCCTACATGGCCAAGGGCGCGATGCCCAGTCTCGAGCGCCTGGTCGACGAGGGACAGGGCGGCGTGCTCTGGTCGCTGCGACCGGCTCTCTCGCCCTTGGTCTGGACGACCATAATGACCGGCACCAGCCCGCTCGAGCACGAGGTACTGGACTTCGCCCGCTTCAACCCGGTGAGCGGAATCAAGGAGCCGATCACGGCGGATGAGCGCAAAGTTCCGGCGATATGGAACATGCTCACCTATGCCGGCAAGAGCACGACGGTCCTCGGGCTCTGGGCCACCTACCCGGCCGAGCCGATTCGCGGACTGGTCGTGTCCGACCGCCTGTTCTCGTTCCTCTTTCACGAGGACGAGCCGCCGTCGGGAGTCGCCTACCCGCCCGGGCGCGAAGCCTGGGCGCGGGCGGCACTCGAGCGCGCCGAAGAGACGGTCGATTTCGACCGGCTGTCCGAGTACCTGCCGTGGCTCTCGCGGGCGGAGTTCGAGGGGCTTCGTGGTATCGACGACCCCTACTCGCACCCGGTGAGCGCGCTGCGCCGCATCCTGATCGAGACCGAGCTCTATCACGCGCTGGCCATGGACTCGCTCGGCGACGAGCAAGCGGATCTCACCGTGATCTATCTTCAGGGAACGGACTCGATCGGCCACGTGTTCGCTCCGTACGCTCCGCCGCGACAGCAGGAGGTCACGGCCGAGGACTACCAGCGCTACAACCGGGTCCCCGAGCTCTACTTCCGCTACGTCGACCGCCTGCTGGGTGAGTACCGCGCCCGGGCCGAGGCCACCGGCTCGATCCTCATGCTCGCCTCCGACCACGGGTTCAAGTGGCACGAGGGGCGCCCCACGCATCTCTCCAGCTTCGCCGGGGCGACCGCGGCCAAGTGGCATCTACTCAGCGGCATTTACTTGCTGTGGGGCCCCGGCGTCGAGTCCACTCAGGGTCACGGTGGCCAGGGCAAGGTGGCTCAGGTTTGTGCCACCCTGATGGACCTTCTCGGCCTGCCCCCGGGGCGGAGGGTGACCGGTCCGTCGCTTCTCGAGAACGGCTCGGATGACTCCGAACCGATCGACTACCGAAGTCACTATCGGCCGGTCGAAGGAGTGGCCGTCGACGCCGCGGTGGCCGAGAGGGAGCTCGACAAGCTCCGCGCCCTCGGCTATCTCGGTACCAGCGAAGCCGAGAGCGCCGAGCTCGAGCGAACCGATCTACAGCCGACTTGGACCTCCGGCGCCTACAACAACGCCGGCCTCCTTCTCCGAGCCGAAGGACGGCCGGAGAAGGCACAGGAGGCCTTCGAGCACGCTCTGGACAAGGATCCGAATCAGGCCTCGGCGCTGTGGAACCTGAGCGATCACCTCTTCCAGGACGAACGCGACGTCGATCGCTCGGACGAGCTCCTGATACGAGCTCTCGCCAACGGTCTCCCCGAGGGCGTGCAATACCTGGTGGGTCGAGCGATCGGCTACCAGCGTGCGGACCAAGTCGAGCGTAGTCTCGCCCTTCTCGAGCGTGCCGTGGAGGTACGCCCCGACGAGTCCGAATTGTGGCTGTTTCGGGGCCGCTACCGCATCGGTGCCGGCGCCTGTCGGGATGCCCTGACCGACTTCCAGCAAGCGAGCCGGCTCGCGCCTGAGAACCCGGCGATTTTCGCCTCGGTGGGGGTAGCGCACCTCTGCCTGGAAGAGCCCGCAAGCGCAGCCCGCGCTTTCCGGCAATCACTCTCTCTGGACCCGAATCAACCTCAGGTGCAGGCCTACTTGCGACAACTACAGCAATAG